In a single window of the Azospirillum thiophilum genome:
- the leuC gene encoding 3-isopropylmalate dehydratase large subunit gives MTSQPRSLFEKVWDAHLVATRPDGQSLLAIDRHFLHEGSFHAFGMIDHAGRKVRRPELTFAVADHYVPSHSRSRPIADPEIANMVTMLEANAGRHGLRHFGLHDPAQGIVHVLAPEQGLTLPGLTIVCGDSHTSTHGAFGALAFGIGATEVSHVLATQTLWQRRPKTMRITVDGMLGPHVTAKDLILAVIAAIGADGAAGHVIEYAGSAVRALSMEGRLTICNMSIEAGARAGMIAPDDTTISWIEGRPFAPKGALFDRAVDHWRSLPSDPDAVFDREVTLDAADIAPAVTWGTSPETAVPVSAAVPDPGAEPDPVRAGQMRKMLDYMGLVPGMRLEEVAIDRVFIGSCTNARLEDLRAAAAVLRGRRAVVPGLVVPGSVPVRRQAEAEGLDRIFIDAGLEWGEPGCSMCVGINGDLVPAGERCASTTNRNFPGRQGPDARTHLMSPAMAAAAAATGRITDVRKLADVRKLGVA, from the coding sequence ATGACCAGCCAGCCACGCAGCCTGTTCGAGAAGGTGTGGGACGCCCATCTGGTGGCGACCCGGCCCGACGGCCAGTCCCTGCTCGCCATCGACCGCCATTTCCTGCATGAAGGCTCCTTCCACGCCTTCGGCATGATCGACCATGCCGGCCGCAAGGTGCGCCGGCCGGAGCTGACCTTCGCCGTCGCCGACCATTATGTGCCCTCGCACAGCCGGTCCAGGCCGATTGCCGATCCGGAGATCGCCAACATGGTGACGATGCTGGAGGCGAATGCCGGACGCCACGGCCTGCGCCATTTCGGCCTGCACGACCCGGCGCAGGGCATCGTCCATGTGCTGGCGCCCGAACAGGGGCTGACCCTGCCGGGCCTGACCATCGTCTGCGGCGACAGCCACACCTCGACCCACGGTGCCTTCGGCGCGCTGGCCTTCGGCATCGGCGCCACCGAGGTCTCGCATGTGCTGGCGACCCAAACCCTATGGCAGCGCCGGCCGAAGACCATGCGCATCACAGTGGACGGCATGCTGGGGCCGCATGTGACGGCCAAGGATCTGATCCTGGCGGTGATCGCCGCCATCGGTGCCGACGGGGCCGCCGGCCACGTCATCGAATATGCCGGCAGCGCCGTCCGCGCCCTGTCGATGGAAGGCCGGCTGACCATCTGCAACATGTCGATCGAGGCCGGTGCCCGCGCCGGCATGATCGCCCCCGACGACACCACCATCTCGTGGATCGAGGGGCGTCCCTTCGCCCCGAAGGGCGCGCTGTTCGACCGCGCGGTCGATCACTGGCGCAGCCTGCCGAGCGACCCGGACGCCGTCTTCGACCGCGAGGTGACGCTGGACGCCGCCGACATCGCCCCTGCCGTCACCTGGGGCACCAGCCCGGAGACCGCGGTTCCGGTCAGCGCCGCGGTTCCCGATCCCGGCGCCGAGCCCGACCCGGTGCGTGCCGGCCAGATGCGCAAGATGCTGGACTATATGGGCCTCGTCCCCGGCATGAGGCTGGAGGAGGTCGCAATCGACCGCGTCTTCATCGGCTCCTGCACCAACGCCCGGCTGGAGGATCTGCGCGCCGCCGCCGCGGTGCTCCGTGGCCGGCGCGCGGTGGTGCCGGGGTTGGTGGTTCCCGGCTCGGTCCCTGTCCGCCGGCAGGCCGAGGCCGAGGGGCTCGACCGAATCTTCATCGACGCCGGGCTGGAATGGGGCGAGCCCGGCTGCTCGATGTGCGTCGGCATCAACGGCGATCTGGTTCCGGCGGGGGAGCGCTGCGCCTCCACCACCAACCGCAACTTCCCCGGCCGCCAGGGGCCCGACGCCCGCACCCACCTGATGAGCCCGGCCATGGCCGCCGCCGCCGCCGCGACCGGCCGGATCACCGATGTCCGCAAGCTCGCCGATGTCCGCAAGCTGGGAGTCGCCTGA
- a CDS encoding DUF2971 domain-containing protein yields MAEGTGRLYKYLPEELVGVLFTEDNQVTLKFSKPKDFNDPYELFLATDFGGDPEMLACYAEAIGELPQYPTTCFSRSPIVIPMWADYAYNHNGFVIEFSEEAILKEFPEARFDNIAYQDGASYNFSELVARVLHIGKPRYTYFLQAAVVNSAYFTKSTCWAYEQERRMVVGDKDVRASGDLMLMNIPSSCVSSIICGARATHETKARLKEIALRYSAEFYELRIGRTSAVPYMVDWKGEVYSFVDDKIMPSKNYCFSCSEPIGDDEENCIWCQITDDTKRAVAMRNPYRILDIYGGLENYIAGMDAIGRAARKKK; encoded by the coding sequence ATGGCTGAAGGCACTGGCCGTTTATATAAATACTTACCAGAAGAATTGGTTGGTGTGTTATTTACTGAAGACAACCAAGTAACTCTTAAATTCTCAAAACCTAAAGATTTCAACGATCCGTACGAGCTTTTTCTGGCTACAGATTTCGGGGGAGACCCTGAGATGCTTGCATGTTATGCGGAAGCGATTGGTGAGCTTCCTCAGTATCCTACAACATGCTTTTCTCGATCTCCCATCGTAATACCGATGTGGGCGGATTACGCCTATAATCACAACGGCTTCGTGATTGAGTTTTCAGAAGAAGCTATCCTGAAAGAGTTTCCTGAAGCCAGATTTGATAACATTGCTTATCAAGATGGGGCTTCTTACAATTTCTCAGAATTAGTTGCAAGAGTTTTGCATATAGGAAAGCCCAGGTATACATATTTTCTGCAAGCAGCTGTTGTTAATTCTGCTTATTTTACGAAGTCTACATGTTGGGCTTACGAGCAAGAGCGCAGGATGGTCGTAGGGGATAAAGATGTAAGAGCATCAGGTGATTTGATGCTCATGAATATTCCGAGTTCATGTGTTTCTAGCATCATCTGCGGCGCGAGAGCTACGCACGAAACCAAGGCTAGACTCAAAGAGATCGCTCTGAGATATTCTGCTGAGTTCTATGAGCTCAGAATTGGAAGAACTTCTGCTGTCCCTTATATGGTTGACTGGAAGGGGGAAGTTTATTCATTCGTTGATGATAAAATTATGCCAAGTAAGAATTATTGTTTTTCTTGCTCTGAGCCGATTGGGGACGATGAAGAAAATTGCATTTGGTGTCAAATAACTGATGATACCAAGCGAGCGGTAGCAATGAGAAATCCCTATCGGATTCTAGATATTTATGGGGGTTTGGAGAATTATATTGCGGGAATGGACGCTATAGGTCGCGCAGCTAGAAAGAAAAAATGA
- a CDS encoding ABC transporter ATP-binding protein, translating into MTAETVTADVSTEQPLLSVRNLEKRFPVRGGLLQRPVGWVKAVDDLSFDLNRGEVLGLVGESGSGKTTAGRSILRLIEPTGGSIRFDGQEITGLATAEMRAQRRRMQIVFQDPYASLDPRQRVREVIGEALVIHGIGSRADRRDRVAALLEKVGLSADAMDRFPHEFSGGQRQRIGIARALAVEPDFIVADEPVSALDVSVQAQVVNLLGDLQRELGLAVLFIAHDLAVVRYISDRVAVMYLGRLMEIAPSDSLYERPRHPYTMALLSAAPDPDPDAPKSRMLLDGDVPSPMNPPSGCVFRTRCPFALPACAEPEARALREVAPGHSVACIRDDVVVG; encoded by the coding sequence ATGACCGCCGAGACCGTGACCGCCGATGTTTCGACCGAACAGCCCCTGCTGAGCGTCCGCAACCTGGAAAAGCGCTTTCCAGTGCGCGGCGGGCTGCTGCAACGGCCGGTCGGCTGGGTCAAGGCGGTGGACGACCTGTCCTTCGACCTGAACCGCGGCGAGGTGCTGGGGCTGGTCGGCGAGTCCGGATCGGGCAAGACCACGGCGGGGCGCAGCATCCTGCGGCTGATCGAGCCGACCGGCGGTTCCATCCGCTTCGACGGCCAGGAGATCACCGGGCTGGCGACGGCGGAGATGCGGGCGCAGCGCCGCCGCATGCAGATCGTCTTCCAGGATCCCTATGCCAGCCTCGATCCGCGCCAGCGCGTGCGCGAGGTCATCGGCGAGGCGCTGGTGATCCATGGCATCGGCAGCCGCGCCGACCGCCGCGACCGCGTGGCGGCCTTGCTGGAGAAGGTCGGGTTGAGCGCCGACGCGATGGACCGTTTCCCGCACGAATTCTCCGGCGGCCAGCGCCAGCGCATCGGCATCGCCCGCGCACTCGCGGTCGAACCCGACTTCATCGTCGCCGACGAGCCGGTGTCGGCGCTCGACGTCTCGGTGCAGGCCCAGGTGGTCAACCTGCTGGGCGATCTGCAACGGGAATTGGGGCTGGCGGTGCTGTTCATCGCCCATGATCTGGCGGTGGTGCGCTACATCAGCGACCGGGTGGCGGTGATGTATCTCGGCCGGCTGATGGAGATCGCGCCGAGCGACAGCCTCTACGAGCGCCCGCGCCATCCCTACACCATGGCGCTGCTGTCGGCGGCTCCCGACCCGGACCCCGACGCGCCGAAGTCCCGCATGCTGCTGGACGGCGACGTACCGAGCCCGATGAACCCGCCGTCCGGCTGCGTCTTCCGCACCCGCTGCCCCTTCGCCCTGCCGGCCTGTGCTGAACCGGAAGCGCGGGCGCTGCGCGAGGTGGCGCCGGGGCATTCGGTGGCGTGCATCCGGGATGATGTGGTGGTGGGGTGA
- a CDS encoding VOC family protein, with protein sequence MAVAKTTICLWFDKDAEAAAHFYAGIFPDSAVTAVHHAPSDYPSGKAGDVLTVEFTVTGIPCLGLNGGPAFTHNEAFSFQIATDDQEETDRYWTAITGNGGQESACGWCKDRWGISWQITPRVLTDALAAGGDEAKRAFEAMMGMTKIDVAAIEAARRG encoded by the coding sequence ATGGCCGTCGCCAAGACCACGATCTGCCTCTGGTTCGACAAGGACGCCGAAGCCGCCGCCCACTTCTACGCCGGGATCTTCCCCGACAGCGCGGTGACCGCCGTCCACCATGCCCCCAGCGACTACCCGTCCGGCAAGGCGGGCGACGTGCTGACGGTCGAGTTCACCGTCACGGGCATCCCCTGCCTCGGCCTGAACGGCGGCCCGGCCTTCACCCACAACGAGGCCTTCTCGTTCCAGATCGCCACCGACGACCAGGAGGAGACCGACCGCTATTGGACCGCCATCACCGGCAACGGCGGCCAGGAGAGCGCCTGCGGCTGGTGCAAGGACCGGTGGGGCATTTCCTGGCAGATCACGCCGCGCGTACTGACGGATGCACTGGCGGCGGGCGGAGACGAGGCCAAGCGGGCCTTCGAGGCGATGATGGGGATGACGAAGATCGACGTGGCGGCGATTGAAGCGGCTCGGCGGGGGTGA
- a CDS encoding D-TA family PLP-dependent enzyme, with protein sequence MRVDDLDTPVPVIDLDRVEHNLAKMQAYCDRHGLALRPHIKTHKLPQFALRQIELGTVGITCQKIGEALVMAEAGCTDILLTYPIVGAAKVKPLAELAGKTRLSVALDNAVALDTVAAAAAQAGIEIGILVEFDSGDGRCGVQTPGEVLALARRAAGNGLTRFRGLMTYPRGPRTVPFVAETRALLDGAGIAVETVSVGGTPGCWDTHELPGVTELRVGTYIYHDRATVGAGVATLDECAVHVLATVVSRPTSDRAVLDCGSKTLSSDRVAPSVGDGYGLILDYPDAVIVRVNEEHAVVDLSKCEARPAIGDRVRILPNHVCVVTNLHDRMAVSRNGEVVGDWPVPARGCTR encoded by the coding sequence ATGCGCGTCGACGACCTCGACACCCCCGTTCCCGTCATCGACCTCGACCGGGTCGAGCATAACCTTGCCAAGATGCAGGCATATTGCGACCGGCACGGGTTGGCGCTGCGCCCGCACATCAAGACCCACAAGCTTCCCCAATTCGCGCTCCGCCAGATCGAGCTGGGCACCGTCGGCATCACCTGCCAGAAGATCGGCGAGGCGCTGGTGATGGCCGAGGCCGGCTGCACCGACATCCTGCTGACCTACCCCATCGTCGGCGCCGCCAAGGTCAAGCCGCTGGCCGAGCTGGCCGGCAAGACCAGGCTCAGCGTCGCGCTGGACAATGCGGTGGCGCTCGACACCGTGGCGGCAGCCGCGGCGCAAGCCGGCATCGAGATCGGCATCCTGGTCGAGTTCGACAGCGGCGACGGCCGTTGCGGCGTGCAGACCCCGGGCGAGGTTCTGGCGCTGGCCCGCCGCGCCGCCGGCAACGGGCTGACCCGCTTCCGCGGCCTGATGACCTATCCGCGCGGCCCCCGCACCGTGCCCTTCGTCGCCGAGACGCGCGCCCTGCTGGACGGTGCCGGCATCGCGGTGGAGACGGTGTCGGTCGGCGGCACCCCCGGCTGCTGGGACACCCACGAGCTTCCCGGCGTGACCGAGCTGCGCGTCGGCACCTACATCTACCATGACCGCGCCACCGTGGGCGCCGGCGTGGCGACGCTGGACGAGTGCGCCGTGCATGTCCTCGCCACCGTGGTCAGCCGCCCGACATCCGACCGCGCCGTGCTGGACTGCGGCAGCAAGACGCTGTCGAGCGACCGCGTCGCCCCGTCGGTCGGCGACGGGTACGGCCTGATCCTCGACTACCCCGACGCGGTGATCGTCCGCGTCAACGAGGAGCATGCGGTGGTCGATTTGAGCAAGTGCGAGGCAAGGCCCGCCATCGGCGACCGCGTGCGCATCCTGCCCAACCATGTCTGCGTGGTGACCAACCTGCACGACCGCATGGCGGTCAGCCGCAACGGCGAGGTCGTCGGCGACTGGCCGGTGCCGGCCCGCGGCTGCACGCGCTGA
- a CDS encoding FAD-dependent oxidoreductase, with the protein MSRILPADGVEFEFTVPVVVIGGGAAGMIAALAAHEQGAGVLVLERDALPQGSTALSAGLIPAPGTRWQRAAGIEDSPELFAADILGKAKGEPDPADAARVARAVGPALEWLADRYGLPVSLVDNFTYPGHGARRMHGLPSRSGSELIDRLRGAVEAAGIDVLCEAHVTALYADAASRVHGVEFARPDGSSERVGCSALVLACNGYGGNRELVGRHVPELADALYFGHPGNQGDALLWGEALGAASRHLSGHQGHGSVAHPAGILVTWATITEGGVQVNTEGRRFSNEEQGYSEQAAIVLRQPDGIAWTVFDDRIAAIARQFEDFRQAEAMGAVLTADDPAGLARLMKIDPDALAATLTEVERLKREGAADGFGRDFAGAPPLAAPYRAVRVTGALFHTQGGLVVDDDARVLDRQGRPLPNLHAAGGAACGVSGSKASGYLSGNGLLTAVALGRIAGQAAASAVREENDR; encoded by the coding sequence ATGAGCCGCATCCTGCCCGCCGACGGCGTCGAGTTCGAGTTCACCGTGCCCGTTGTCGTCATCGGCGGCGGGGCAGCCGGGATGATCGCCGCGCTTGCCGCCCACGAGCAGGGCGCCGGGGTGCTGGTGCTGGAGCGCGATGCGCTGCCCCAGGGCTCGACCGCCCTGTCGGCTGGGCTGATCCCGGCGCCGGGCACCCGCTGGCAGCGCGCGGCCGGCATCGAGGACAGCCCGGAGCTGTTCGCCGCCGACATCCTGGGCAAGGCCAAGGGCGAGCCGGATCCGGCCGACGCAGCCCGCGTCGCCCGCGCGGTCGGGCCGGCGCTGGAGTGGCTGGCCGACCGCTACGGGCTGCCCGTCTCGCTGGTGGACAATTTCACCTATCCCGGCCACGGCGCCCGGCGCATGCACGGGCTGCCCAGCCGGTCGGGCTCCGAACTGATCGACCGTCTGCGCGGCGCCGTCGAGGCCGCCGGCATCGACGTGCTGTGCGAGGCGCATGTCACGGCGCTCTACGCCGACGCCGCGTCCCGCGTGCATGGCGTGGAGTTCGCCCGTCCCGACGGCAGCAGCGAGCGCGTCGGCTGTTCGGCGCTGGTCCTGGCCTGCAACGGCTATGGCGGCAACAGGGAATTGGTCGGGCGCCATGTGCCGGAACTGGCCGACGCGCTCTATTTCGGCCATCCCGGCAACCAGGGCGACGCGCTGTTGTGGGGCGAGGCGCTGGGCGCCGCCAGCCGCCACCTGTCGGGGCACCAGGGCCATGGCTCGGTCGCCCATCCGGCCGGCATCCTCGTCACCTGGGCGACGATCACCGAGGGCGGCGTGCAGGTGAACACCGAGGGCCGGCGCTTTTCCAACGAGGAGCAGGGCTATTCGGAACAGGCGGCCATCGTGCTGCGCCAGCCGGACGGCATCGCCTGGACGGTCTTTGACGACCGCATCGCCGCCATTGCCCGCCAGTTCGAGGATTTCCGCCAGGCCGAGGCGATGGGCGCGGTGCTGACCGCCGACGATCCCGCCGGCCTCGCCCGTCTTATGAAGATCGACCCGGACGCGCTGGCCGCGACGCTGACGGAGGTCGAGCGGTTGAAGCGGGAGGGCGCTGCCGATGGCTTCGGCCGCGACTTCGCCGGAGCGCCGCCGCTGGCCGCGCCCTACCGTGCGGTGCGCGTCACCGGCGCGCTGTTCCACACCCAGGGCGGATTGGTGGTGGACGACGATGCCCGCGTGCTCGACCGGCAGGGCAGGCCGCTGCCCAACCTCCATGCCGCCGGGGGTGCGGCCTGCGGCGTGTCGGGATCGAAGGCGTCCGGCTATCTGTCCGGCAACGGGCTGCTGACCGCGGTGGCGCTCGGCCGCATCGCCGGGCAAGCGGCGGCAAGCGCCGTCAGGGAGGAGAACGACCGATGA
- a CDS encoding CopD family protein produces MDYIWLIGLHVAAVTVWIGGMLVAAVLISALDAETAADGPARILRAVSRWDRRVTSPAMGLAWILGLTLVFQGGWGAEPWLATKIAVVVALSALYGRLARALRQLPEPGRPPVSGLLRFSPLAVIAGMIAIVTLVVVKPY; encoded by the coding sequence GTGGATTACATCTGGCTCATCGGGCTTCATGTTGCGGCGGTGACGGTCTGGATCGGCGGGATGCTCGTTGCCGCCGTCCTGATCAGCGCCCTGGATGCCGAGACCGCAGCCGACGGGCCGGCCCGCATCCTGCGCGCGGTGAGCCGCTGGGACCGCCGCGTCACCTCGCCCGCCATGGGGCTCGCCTGGATTCTCGGCCTGACGCTGGTGTTCCAGGGCGGCTGGGGGGCGGAGCCGTGGCTGGCGACCAAGATCGCCGTCGTCGTCGCCCTGTCCGCCCTTTACGGCAGGCTCGCCCGCGCCTTGCGGCAGCTCCCCGAACCGGGCCGCCCGCCGGTTTCCGGCCTGCTGCGCTTTTCCCCCCTTGCCGTCATCGCCGGAATGATCGCCATCGTTACGCTGGTGGTGGTAAAACCCTATTGA
- the leuD gene encoding 3-isopropylmalate dehydratase small subunit — protein MEPFVTLTAPALPLDIANIDTDQLLPARFLKKPRSAGYGNFLFRDERKPGFPLDDPAYAGARVMVSDRNFGCGSSREGAVYALVDGGFRCVVAPSFGDIFAANAAKNGLLTIALPEETVAALRRRLQRTPGAAVTVDLPAQTLTDPDGLALTFAIDPFKKECLIAGLDDVALTLRQQDAIDAYDRADAEARPWVVPGG, from the coding sequence ATGGAGCCCTTCGTCACCCTGACCGCTCCGGCGCTGCCGCTGGACATCGCCAACATCGACACCGACCAGCTGCTGCCGGCCCGTTTCCTGAAGAAGCCGCGCAGCGCCGGCTATGGCAATTTCCTGTTCCGGGACGAGCGCAAGCCGGGCTTCCCGCTGGACGATCCGGCCTATGCCGGCGCCCGGGTGATGGTCAGCGATCGCAATTTCGGCTGCGGCTCCTCGCGTGAGGGGGCGGTCTATGCCCTGGTGGATGGCGGCTTCCGTTGCGTCGTCGCCCCCAGCTTCGGCGACATCTTCGCCGCCAACGCCGCCAAGAACGGCCTGCTGACCATCGCCCTGCCGGAGGAGACGGTCGCCGCGCTCCGCCGCCGGCTGCAACGGACGCCGGGCGCCGCCGTCACCGTCGATCTGCCGGCGCAGACCCTGACCGACCCCGACGGCCTCGCCCTGACCTTCGCCATCGACCCGTTCAAGAAGGAATGCCTGATCGCCGGCCTGGACGACGTGGCGCTGACCCTGCGCCAGCAGGACGCCATCGACGCCTACGACCGGGCGGATGCCGAAGCGCGGCCCTGGGTGGTGCCGGGCGGCTGA
- a CDS encoding N-acyl-D-amino-acid deacylase family protein — translation MSASAILIRGARVIDGTGAPWFPADVLVEHGRVAAVGPTLEAPGADLLEAQGRFLAPGFIDAHCHDDLIQLRQPGRPEKVAQGVTTVVVGNCSFGLYPQSPASAGPLREHFGNLLGTVASEETFADFAAYRAALDGRGTAINLVSLVGHAALRLAVMGWQNRAATAEEREAMAALLADQLCQGAHGLSLGLVYPPSAWADRAELVRLAEVVAAHGALLTAHVRSYEGGLIASVDEFLELLKAGGASGLLSHLQAAGRPYWGSLPRAVERLAIARRGGTDVSFDMYPYPAGSSTILQLLPPSALDGGVDALLARMADVDGLAALRRAVEEGEAPLDAGWESKIRLIGWENVRIGGVGEPDLRTLEGLSLAEIAEVAKEPPFDTLVRLIRADRGRTNIVMFQLAEADLETALSHPLHMLGSDGLPRETGKPHPRAFGSFPRYLVRAIKGEGQLGLEDAVRHMTAVPAQRFGLADRGLVRPGMAADLALFTADVVDRATFQDPTQPPHGITDVLVAGQFVLRDGGHTGARPGKALARA, via the coding sequence ATGAGTGCCTCTGCCATCCTCATCCGGGGCGCCCGCGTCATCGACGGCACCGGCGCCCCCTGGTTCCCCGCCGACGTCCTGGTCGAGCATGGCCGCGTCGCCGCCGTCGGCCCGACGCTGGAGGCGCCCGGCGCCGACCTGCTGGAGGCGCAGGGCCGCTTCCTTGCCCCCGGCTTCATCGACGCCCATTGCCACGACGACCTGATCCAGCTACGCCAGCCCGGCCGGCCGGAGAAGGTGGCGCAGGGCGTCACCACCGTGGTGGTCGGCAACTGCTCCTTCGGGCTCTACCCGCAGAGCCCGGCCAGCGCCGGCCCGCTCCGCGAGCATTTCGGCAACCTGCTGGGCACCGTCGCCTCCGAAGAGACCTTCGCCGATTTCGCCGCCTACCGCGCGGCGCTCGACGGGCGCGGCACCGCCATCAACCTCGTCTCGCTGGTCGGCCACGCCGCGCTGCGCCTCGCCGTCATGGGCTGGCAGAACCGCGCCGCCACGGCGGAAGAGCGCGAGGCGATGGCGGCCCTGCTGGCGGACCAGCTGTGCCAGGGCGCGCACGGCCTGTCGCTCGGCCTCGTCTATCCGCCCAGCGCCTGGGCCGACCGCGCCGAGTTGGTGCGGCTGGCGGAAGTGGTGGCGGCGCATGGCGCGCTGCTGACCGCTCATGTCCGCTCCTACGAGGGCGGACTGATCGCCTCGGTCGACGAGTTCCTGGAGCTGCTGAAGGCCGGCGGGGCGAGCGGCCTGCTCTCCCACCTGCAAGCCGCCGGACGGCCCTATTGGGGCAGCCTGCCGCGGGCAGTCGAGCGGCTGGCGATCGCGCGTAGGGGGGGCACCGACGTCAGTTTCGACATGTACCCCTACCCGGCCGGCTCCAGCACCATCCTGCAGCTGCTGCCGCCCTCTGCGCTGGACGGCGGGGTCGACGCGCTGCTGGCCCGCATGGCCGATGTGGACGGACTGGCGGCGCTGCGCCGCGCGGTCGAGGAGGGCGAGGCGCCGCTTGATGCCGGCTGGGAATCCAAGATCCGCCTGATCGGCTGGGAGAATGTCCGCATCGGCGGCGTCGGCGAGCCGGATCTGCGCACGCTGGAAGGGCTGTCGCTGGCCGAGATCGCCGAGGTGGCGAAGGAGCCGCCCTTCGACACGCTGGTCCGGCTGATCCGCGCCGACCGCGGCCGGACCAACATAGTCATGTTCCAGCTGGCCGAGGCCGATCTGGAAACCGCGCTGTCGCACCCGCTGCACATGCTGGGTTCCGACGGGCTGCCACGCGAGACCGGCAAGCCGCATCCGCGCGCCTTCGGCAGCTTCCCGCGCTATCTCGTCCGCGCCATCAAAGGCGAGGGGCAGCTGGGGCTTGAGGATGCTGTGCGCCACATGACCGCCGTCCCGGCGCAACGCTTCGGGCTGGCCGACCGCGGGCTGGTCCGGCCGGGCATGGCGGCCGACCTCGCCCTGTTCACCGCCGACGTGGTGGACCGCGCGACCTTCCAGGACCCGACGCAGCCGCCGCACGGCATCACCGACGTGCTGGTCGCCGGACAATTCGTGCTCCGCGACGGCGGGCACACCGGCGCACGGCCGGGCAAGGCGCTGGCCCGCGCCTGA
- a CDS encoding RidA family protein, whose translation MTNRKPIFAEKGAKPAGQYSHAIVANGFVYVSGQGPHHPETGALPEDFAGEVRQTLRNLEIILKAAGTDLAHVVKVNSYLSDLGRFQEYNALYSEFFPTEPPARTTIGCELNNIQVEIDCIAVLPSAG comes from the coding sequence ATGACCAACCGCAAGCCGATCTTCGCCGAAAAGGGTGCGAAGCCCGCCGGCCAGTACAGCCATGCCATCGTCGCGAACGGCTTCGTCTATGTGTCGGGCCAGGGGCCGCACCATCCGGAAACCGGCGCGCTGCCCGAGGATTTCGCAGGCGAGGTCCGCCAGACCCTGCGCAACCTGGAGATCATCCTGAAGGCCGCCGGCACCGACCTCGCCCATGTGGTGAAGGTGAACAGCTATCTCAGCGACCTCGGCCGTTTCCAGGAATACAACGCCCTCTATTCGGAGTTCTTCCCGACCGAGCCGCCGGCCCGCACCACCATCGGCTGCGAGCTGAACAACATCCAGGTGGAGATCGACTGCATCGCCGTCCTGCCGTCCGCCGGGTAA
- a CDS encoding ABC transporter ATP-binding protein: MDADITLDIRNLQTHFTADPGVSKAVDGVSFAVRRNETLAVVGESGSGKSVTSLSAMRLIPSPPGIIAGGEILFRGRDGQVRDLARLSERAMRSVRGNEIGMIFQEPMTSLNPVYTVGDQIGEALRYHQGLDRKEARAEALAMLKKVGIPAADRRLDEYPHQMSGGMRQRVMIAMALACRPTLLIADEPTTALDVTIQAQILDLMRRLQEETGTSILFITHNLGVVAEVAHRVVVMYAGRIVEEGDVRSLLKSPKHPYTRGLLACMPHLGQRRGDGGRLHAIPGSVPSPVNRPAGCTFAPRCPLAEPACTATEPVLEPVGPDHSARCRRWRDVQ; encoded by the coding sequence ATGGACGCTGACATCACGCTCGACATCCGCAACCTGCAAACCCACTTCACCGCCGATCCCGGCGTGTCGAAGGCGGTGGACGGCGTTTCCTTCGCCGTCCGCCGCAACGAGACGCTGGCCGTCGTCGGCGAATCCGGCAGCGGCAAGTCGGTGACCAGCCTGTCGGCGATGCGGCTGATCCCGTCGCCGCCTGGCATCATCGCCGGCGGCGAGATCCTGTTCCGTGGCCGCGACGGCCAGGTGCGCGACCTCGCCCGCCTCAGCGAGCGCGCGATGCGCAGCGTCCGCGGCAACGAGATCGGCATGATCTTCCAGGAGCCGATGACCTCGCTGAACCCGGTCTACACCGTCGGCGACCAGATCGGCGAGGCGCTGCGCTACCACCAGGGCCTCGACCGCAAGGAGGCGCGGGCCGAGGCGCTCGCCATGCTGAAGAAGGTCGGCATCCCGGCGGCGGACCGGCGGCTTGACGAATATCCGCACCAAATGTCGGGCGGCATGCGCCAGCGCGTGATGATCGCCATGGCGCTGGCCTGCCGCCCAACCCTGCTGATCGCCGACGAGCCGACGACGGCGCTGGACGTGACCATCCAGGCGCAGATCCTCGATCTGATGCGGCGCCTCCAGGAGGAGACCGGCACCTCGATCCTGTTCATCACCCACAATCTGGGCGTGGTGGCCGAGGTGGCGCACCGGGTGGTGGTGATGTATGCCGGCCGCATCGTCGAGGAGGGCGACGTGCGCTCCCTGCTGAAATCGCCCAAGCACCCCTACACCCGCGGGCTTTTGGCCTGCATGCCGCATCTGGGCCAGCGCCGCGGCGACGGTGGCCGGCTGCACGCCATCCCCGGCAGCGTGCCGAGCCCGGTGAACCGCCCGGCCGGCTGCACCTTCGCCCCGCGCTGCCCGCTGGCCGAGCCGGCCTGCACCGCAACCGAACCCGTGCTTGAGCCGGTCGGCCCCGACCATTCCGCCCGCTGCCGCCGCTGGAGAGACGTGCAATGA